A region from the Geotrypetes seraphini chromosome 10, aGeoSer1.1, whole genome shotgun sequence genome encodes:
- the C10H17orf80 gene encoding uncharacterized protein C17orf80 homolog isoform X2, translating to MAGISTGMESCPYCGRPFKRLKSHLPHCKMAGDEKTQTPALTAKSRAATVHSTEQCKKQTKALKLITKNTSKGEKNQFKSESLRAGPERRSHTAGSETEEGKGKPMQVEYKKRQTDEIMQLMTQKETNSLTETTKGILPEMKLVKDTAKLCKKSKAQVLSSQTNVLPKSTLTFNKGKSPMKDLLDRNPTQYAVKSPNQQKRAEALDVSISVLQNLPWNQNDKDKMTDAQERQTAPISVDECAELEYGREPSVSASHHEMKGSNLELELQEDNPAESSCRTEGEAESLREAVCKNNSREKKQEDKLMVALEEQKHLPSSPNFTALPDFRTTQPSLRTSDKEEGEGIDATRAKVMQTSSNKLDSSWSVLKNLELKVSEEHLVKQSSSLALNDKHSCASLPSGSNTIHCESLGLQYFPEFYDSYLRLNIGTERPLCRNNIISGRWKAPLSEVFLSEGRAVDLKLRQRLSFPASRCVSAKQFPAAVHKAWDRHCNKFPNTRKVGAGGLTMLVAGCCILSCAWHCELI from the exons ATGGCAGGCATCTCAACAGGAATGGAAAGTTGTCCATATTGTGGAAGGCCATTTAAGAGGCTGAAGTCCCATCTGCCCCACTGTAAAATGGCTGGCGATGAGAAAACTCAAACGCCAGCATTAACAGCTAAGTCTAGGGCAGCAACGGTGCACTCCACTGAACAATGTAAGAAGCAAACTAAAGCCTTAAAACTAATAACAAAGAATACttcaaaaggagaaaaaaatcaattcaaatcggAAAGCCTGAGAGCTGGGCCAGAAAGAAGGTCACATACAGCTGGATCTGAAACAGAGGAAGGCAAGGGGAAACCTATGCAGGTAGAATATAAAAAGAGACAGACTGATGAAATAATGCAGCTGATGACACAAAAAGAGACCAACTCACTCACAGAAACCACAAAGGGAATATTGCCAGAGATGAAACTTGTGAAGGATACAGCCAAATTATGTAAGAAGAGTAAGGCTCAAGTCCTTTCCAGCCAAACAAATGTTTTGCCTAAAAGCACTTTAACGTTCAATAAAGGAAAATCCCCTATGAAAGATTTGTTGGACCGGAATCCAACCCAATATGCAGTAAAATCTCCAAATCAACAAAAAAGGGCAGAAGCATTGGATGTGTCCATTAGTGTTTTACAGAATCTCCCCTGGAACCAGAATGATAAAGACAAAATGACTGATGCGCAAGAAAGACAAACAGCACCAATCAGTGTGGATGAATGCGCAGAACTAGAGTATGGAAGAGAGCCCAGTGTCAGTGCAAGTCATCACGAAATGAAGGGATCAAACCTGGAACTGGAACTGCAGGAAGACAACCCAGCAGAAAGTAGCTGCAGGACGGAAGGAGAAGCAGAAAGCTTGAGGGAAGCAGTGTGTAAAAAtaacagcagggagaaaaagcaggaggaTAAGTTGATGGTTGCCTTGGAAGAACAGAAGCACCTACCCTCCTCCCCAAACTTCACTGCACTCCCTGACTTCAGGACCACCCAGCCTTCACTAAGGACTAGTGATAAAGAAGAGGGAGAAGGCATTGATGCAACGCGAGCAAAGGTGATGCAGACTTCGAGCAACAAACTGGATTCTTCATGGTCCGTTCTAAAGAATTTAGAACTCAAAGTGTCCGAGGAGCATCTTGTGAAACAGAGTTCAAGTCTCGCTTTGAATGATAAACATTCTTGTGCATCACTGCCCTCGGGCAGTAACACAATCCACTGTGAGTCTCTGGGGCTCCAGTACTTTCCGGAATTCTACGACAGTTACCTTAGGCTGAATATCGGCACTGAAAGACCTTTGTGTCGGAACAACATCATCAGTGGGAGATGGAAAG CCCCCTTGAGTGAAGTTTTCCTATCGGAAGGGCGAGCAGTGGACCTGAAACTTCGTCAGCGCCTGTCCTTTCCGGCATCTAGATGCGTTTCTGCAAAGCAGTTTCCAGCAGCCGTACACAAAG CCTGGGACAGACACTGCAACAAGTTCCCGAACACGAGGAAGGTTGGAGCGGGAGGACTAACCATGCTGGTGGCAGGCTGCTGCATTCTCAGCTGTGCATGGCACTGTGAACTCATTT
- the C10H17orf80 gene encoding uncharacterized protein C17orf80 homolog isoform X1, which translates to MAGISTGMESCPYCGRPFKRLKSHLPHCKMAGDEKTQTPALTAKSRAATVHSTEQCKKQTKALKLITKNTSKGEKNQFKSESLRAGPERRSHTAGSETEEGKGKPMQVEYKKRQTDEIMQLMTQKETNSLTETTKGILPEMKLVKDTAKLCKKSKAQVLSSQTNVLPKSTLTFNKGKSPMKDLLDRNPTQYAVKSPNQQKRAEALDVSISVLQNLPWNQNDKDKMTDAQERQTAPISVDECAELEYGREPSVSASHHEMKGSNLELELQEDNPAESSCRTEGEAESLREAVCKNNSREKKQEDKLMVALEEQKHLPSSPNFTALPDFRTTQPSLRTSDKEEGEGIDATRAKVMQTSSNKLDSSWSVLKNLELKVSEEHLVKQSSSLALNDKHSCASLPSGSNTIHCESLGLQYFPEFYDSYLRLNIGTERPLCRNNIISGRWKAPLSEVFLSEGRAVDLKLRQRLSFPASRCVSAKQFPAAVHKAWDRHCNKFPNTRKVGAGGLTMLVAGCCILSCAWHCELIYQSRRLWFCCPAY; encoded by the exons ATGGCAGGCATCTCAACAGGAATGGAAAGTTGTCCATATTGTGGAAGGCCATTTAAGAGGCTGAAGTCCCATCTGCCCCACTGTAAAATGGCTGGCGATGAGAAAACTCAAACGCCAGCATTAACAGCTAAGTCTAGGGCAGCAACGGTGCACTCCACTGAACAATGTAAGAAGCAAACTAAAGCCTTAAAACTAATAACAAAGAATACttcaaaaggagaaaaaaatcaattcaaatcggAAAGCCTGAGAGCTGGGCCAGAAAGAAGGTCACATACAGCTGGATCTGAAACAGAGGAAGGCAAGGGGAAACCTATGCAGGTAGAATATAAAAAGAGACAGACTGATGAAATAATGCAGCTGATGACACAAAAAGAGACCAACTCACTCACAGAAACCACAAAGGGAATATTGCCAGAGATGAAACTTGTGAAGGATACAGCCAAATTATGTAAGAAGAGTAAGGCTCAAGTCCTTTCCAGCCAAACAAATGTTTTGCCTAAAAGCACTTTAACGTTCAATAAAGGAAAATCCCCTATGAAAGATTTGTTGGACCGGAATCCAACCCAATATGCAGTAAAATCTCCAAATCAACAAAAAAGGGCAGAAGCATTGGATGTGTCCATTAGTGTTTTACAGAATCTCCCCTGGAACCAGAATGATAAAGACAAAATGACTGATGCGCAAGAAAGACAAACAGCACCAATCAGTGTGGATGAATGCGCAGAACTAGAGTATGGAAGAGAGCCCAGTGTCAGTGCAAGTCATCACGAAATGAAGGGATCAAACCTGGAACTGGAACTGCAGGAAGACAACCCAGCAGAAAGTAGCTGCAGGACGGAAGGAGAAGCAGAAAGCTTGAGGGAAGCAGTGTGTAAAAAtaacagcagggagaaaaagcaggaggaTAAGTTGATGGTTGCCTTGGAAGAACAGAAGCACCTACCCTCCTCCCCAAACTTCACTGCACTCCCTGACTTCAGGACCACCCAGCCTTCACTAAGGACTAGTGATAAAGAAGAGGGAGAAGGCATTGATGCAACGCGAGCAAAGGTGATGCAGACTTCGAGCAACAAACTGGATTCTTCATGGTCCGTTCTAAAGAATTTAGAACTCAAAGTGTCCGAGGAGCATCTTGTGAAACAGAGTTCAAGTCTCGCTTTGAATGATAAACATTCTTGTGCATCACTGCCCTCGGGCAGTAACACAATCCACTGTGAGTCTCTGGGGCTCCAGTACTTTCCGGAATTCTACGACAGTTACCTTAGGCTGAATATCGGCACTGAAAGACCTTTGTGTCGGAACAACATCATCAGTGGGAGATGGAAAG CCCCCTTGAGTGAAGTTTTCCTATCGGAAGGGCGAGCAGTGGACCTGAAACTTCGTCAGCGCCTGTCCTTTCCGGCATCTAGATGCGTTTCTGCAAAGCAGTTTCCAGCAGCCGTACACAAAG CCTGGGACAGACACTGCAACAAGTTCCCGAACACGAGGAAGGTTGGAGCGGGAGGACTAACCATGCTGGTGGCAGGCTGCTGCATTCTCAGCTGTGCATGGCACTGTGAACTCATTT
- the C10H17orf80 gene encoding uncharacterized protein C17orf80 homolog isoform X3 — protein MAGISTGMESCPYCGRPFKRLKSHLPHCKMAGDEKTQTPALTAKSRAATVHSTEQCKKQTKALKLITKNTSKGEKNQFKSESLRAGPERRSHTAGSETEEGKGKPMQVEYKKRQTDEIMQLMTQKETNSLTETTKGILPEMKLVKDTAKLCKKSKAQVLSSQTNVLPKSTLTFNKGKSPMKDLLDRNPTQYAVKSPNQQKRAEALDVSISVLQNLPWNQNDKDKMTDAQERQTAPISVDECAELEYGREPSVSASHHEMKGSNLELELQEDNPAESSCRTEGEAESLREAVCKNNSREKKQEDKLMVALEEQKHLPSSPNFTALPDFRTTQPSLRTSDKEEGEGIDATRAKVMQTSSNKLDSSWSVLKNLELKVSEEHLVKQSSSLALNDKHSCASLPSGSNTIHCESLGLQYFPEFYDSYLRLNIGTERPLCRNNIISGRWKAPLSEVFLSEGRAVDLKLRQRLSFPASRCVSAKQFPAAVHKGFPFNSTEKQPQSQWVRCSEIKG, from the exons ATGGCAGGCATCTCAACAGGAATGGAAAGTTGTCCATATTGTGGAAGGCCATTTAAGAGGCTGAAGTCCCATCTGCCCCACTGTAAAATGGCTGGCGATGAGAAAACTCAAACGCCAGCATTAACAGCTAAGTCTAGGGCAGCAACGGTGCACTCCACTGAACAATGTAAGAAGCAAACTAAAGCCTTAAAACTAATAACAAAGAATACttcaaaaggagaaaaaaatcaattcaaatcggAAAGCCTGAGAGCTGGGCCAGAAAGAAGGTCACATACAGCTGGATCTGAAACAGAGGAAGGCAAGGGGAAACCTATGCAGGTAGAATATAAAAAGAGACAGACTGATGAAATAATGCAGCTGATGACACAAAAAGAGACCAACTCACTCACAGAAACCACAAAGGGAATATTGCCAGAGATGAAACTTGTGAAGGATACAGCCAAATTATGTAAGAAGAGTAAGGCTCAAGTCCTTTCCAGCCAAACAAATGTTTTGCCTAAAAGCACTTTAACGTTCAATAAAGGAAAATCCCCTATGAAAGATTTGTTGGACCGGAATCCAACCCAATATGCAGTAAAATCTCCAAATCAACAAAAAAGGGCAGAAGCATTGGATGTGTCCATTAGTGTTTTACAGAATCTCCCCTGGAACCAGAATGATAAAGACAAAATGACTGATGCGCAAGAAAGACAAACAGCACCAATCAGTGTGGATGAATGCGCAGAACTAGAGTATGGAAGAGAGCCCAGTGTCAGTGCAAGTCATCACGAAATGAAGGGATCAAACCTGGAACTGGAACTGCAGGAAGACAACCCAGCAGAAAGTAGCTGCAGGACGGAAGGAGAAGCAGAAAGCTTGAGGGAAGCAGTGTGTAAAAAtaacagcagggagaaaaagcaggaggaTAAGTTGATGGTTGCCTTGGAAGAACAGAAGCACCTACCCTCCTCCCCAAACTTCACTGCACTCCCTGACTTCAGGACCACCCAGCCTTCACTAAGGACTAGTGATAAAGAAGAGGGAGAAGGCATTGATGCAACGCGAGCAAAGGTGATGCAGACTTCGAGCAACAAACTGGATTCTTCATGGTCCGTTCTAAAGAATTTAGAACTCAAAGTGTCCGAGGAGCATCTTGTGAAACAGAGTTCAAGTCTCGCTTTGAATGATAAACATTCTTGTGCATCACTGCCCTCGGGCAGTAACACAATCCACTGTGAGTCTCTGGGGCTCCAGTACTTTCCGGAATTCTACGACAGTTACCTTAGGCTGAATATCGGCACTGAAAGACCTTTGTGTCGGAACAACATCATCAGTGGGAGATGGAAAG CCCCCTTGAGTGAAGTTTTCCTATCGGAAGGGCGAGCAGTGGACCTGAAACTTCGTCAGCGCCTGTCCTTTCCGGCATCTAGATGCGTTTCTGCAAAGCAGTTTCCAGCAGCCGTACACAAAG GCTTCCCTTTTAACAGCACTGAGAAACAACCGCAGAGCCAGTGGGTCAGGTGTTCTGAGATAAAGGGCTGA